The proteins below come from a single Candidatus Edwardsbacteria bacterium RifOxyA12_full_54_48 genomic window:
- a CDS encoding aspartate 1-decarboxylase, translating to MFRILCKSKIHRATLTGANLHYSGSIAVDEALMEAADILPNEIVQVVNINNGNRFETYVIKAPRKSGTITLNGAAARLGLAGDKVIIISSCYKEDAEARKHQPKIVCVDDKNRIAKKTKL from the coding sequence ATGTTTCGGATTCTCTGCAAATCCAAGATCCACCGCGCCACACTGACCGGGGCCAACCTGCACTACTCCGGCTCCATCGCCGTCGACGAAGCCCTGATGGAAGCGGCCGACATCCTGCCCAACGAGATCGTGCAGGTGGTGAATATCAACAACGGGAACCGCTTCGAGACCTATGTCATCAAGGCCCCGCGCAAGTCGGGCACCATCACCCTCAACGGGGCGGCGGCCCGGCTGGGCCTGGCCGGCGACAAGGTGATCATCATCTCCTCCTGCTACAAGGAGGACGCCGAGGCCAGAAAGCACCAGCCCAAGATAGTCTGCGTGGACGACAAGAACCGCATCGCCAAGAAGACCAAGCTATGA
- a CDS encoding ribosome silencing factor, with product MVSPGQQLAREIAHLTLNKKAFDVTVLDVRGLSTAADFFVIASGATDIQIRAIRRAIEEGLQPKGIKALHIEGEKTASWLLMDYVDVVVHIMQPRVRDYYNLEALWGDAPREEVKD from the coding sequence GTGGTCAGCCCCGGGCAACAGCTGGCCAGGGAGATCGCCCATCTGACCCTCAACAAGAAGGCCTTCGATGTGACGGTGCTGGACGTCAGGGGGCTTTCCACCGCCGCGGACTTTTTCGTGATCGCCTCAGGCGCCACCGACATCCAGATCCGGGCCATCCGCCGGGCCATCGAGGAGGGTCTGCAGCCCAAGGGCATCAAGGCCCTGCACATCGAGGGCGAAAAGACCGCCTCCTGGCTGCTGATGGATTACGTGGACGTGGTGGTGCACATCATGCAGCCCCGGGTGCGCGATTATTACAACCTGGAGGCCCTGTGGGGCGACGCCCCCAGGGAAGAAGTAAAGGATTAA